Proteins from a single region of Rhodothermales bacterium:
- the dacB gene encoding D-alanyl-D-alanine carboxypeptidase/D-alanyl-D-alanine-endopeptidase, whose protein sequence is MMHFRTRLSLAAFLALAAVTPPALAQPEPTSPQELGRAIDEHLKQPLYENAIWAAIVIDLASGETLYQRHPRISLMPASNAKLFTTAAVLEQLGPDFTYTTDVFTDGTIEAGVITGNLIVRGSGDPVIGGRFNKGDMTEVFRNWAEMLRQQGIHTIQGDVIGDDDIFDDTPFGPGWSWDDEPFDYGAEISGLSFNDNTVSVIMTGRAAGRPAEIRWEPFNTPYVDIHNAAVIVPADARKDEEIERPRATNAIRIATELPAGRIDTTALAVTNPTLYFVHVLRDVLRANRIDVRGEILDVDDLSLKPNYASASRLFSHTSPPLARIVEVINKESQNLYAEQVLRTLGVVRPQPDPDLDPASTEMGIEAARYTYARAGVDTSRIQLVDGSGLSRMNLVTAEMTASLLRYMWRHPDAAVRQAFLASLPVAGVDGTLERRLRTGPALRNVRAKTGTLTGASALSGYVTSAAGTPLLFVLMSNNHTVRAGAVQRTQDAVVQLLARYNR, encoded by the coding sequence ATGATGCACTTCCGCACGCGGCTCTCCCTGGCCGCCTTTCTTGCGCTCGCGGCCGTCACCCCCCCGGCGCTGGCGCAACCCGAACCCACATCGCCCCAGGAACTGGGCCGCGCCATCGATGAACACCTGAAACAGCCCCTCTACGAAAACGCGATCTGGGCGGCGATCGTGATCGACCTCGCGAGTGGAGAGACCCTGTATCAGCGGCACCCCCGGATCAGCCTGATGCCGGCTTCGAACGCCAAGCTCTTTACCACGGCGGCCGTTCTGGAGCAGCTCGGGCCCGACTTTACCTATACCACCGACGTCTTTACCGACGGTACCATCGAGGCCGGCGTGATCACCGGCAACCTCATCGTCCGCGGCTCCGGCGACCCGGTCATCGGGGGGCGGTTCAACAAGGGGGATATGACCGAGGTGTTTCGGAACTGGGCGGAGATGCTCCGCCAGCAGGGCATCCACACCATTCAGGGGGACGTCATCGGAGACGACGACATCTTCGACGACACCCCGTTTGGGCCCGGGTGGAGCTGGGACGACGAGCCATTCGACTACGGCGCCGAGATAAGCGGACTCAGTTTTAACGACAACACCGTGAGCGTCATCATGACGGGCCGAGCCGCCGGCCGGCCCGCGGAGATCCGGTGGGAGCCGTTTAACACCCCGTACGTGGATATCCATAACGCGGCGGTCATCGTGCCGGCGGACGCGCGCAAGGACGAAGAGATCGAACGGCCCCGCGCGACAAACGCCATCCGGATTGCCACCGAGCTGCCGGCGGGTCGCATCGACACGACGGCCCTGGCCGTGACCAACCCTACCTTGTACTTCGTGCACGTCCTGCGCGACGTCCTCCGAGCAAACCGAATCGACGTTCGCGGCGAAATCCTGGATGTAGACGATTTGTCCTTGAAGCCGAACTATGCCAGCGCCTCGCGCCTCTTCAGCCACACCTCGCCCCCGCTCGCCCGCATCGTCGAGGTGATCAACAAGGAGAGCCAGAATCTGTATGCCGAACAAGTCCTGCGCACACTCGGGGTGGTGCGGCCGCAGCCCGACCCCGACCTGGACCCGGCGTCGACCGAGATGGGGATCGAGGCCGCGCGGTACACGTACGCCCGGGCCGGCGTGGACACAAGCCGCATCCAGCTCGTCGATGGCTCCGGCCTCTCGCGCATGAACCTCGTTACGGCAGAAATGACGGCCTCGCTGCTGCGGTACATGTGGCGCCATCCCGATGCAGCCGTGCGTCAGGCCTTTTTGGCCTCTTTGCCTGTAGCCGGAGTCGACGGCACGCTGGAACGCCGCCTCCGAACGGGGCCGGCGCTGCGAAACGTGCGCGCCAAAACAGGGACCCTCACCGGCGCAAGCGCCCTCAGCGGTTACGTCACCAGCGCCGCCGGGACGCCGCTTTTGTTCGTTCTGATGAGTAACAACCACACCGTGCGCGCCGGCGCCGTGCAGCGCACGCAAGACGCCGTCGTGCAACTACTTGCCCGGTATAATCGCTGA
- the hslU gene encoding ATP-dependent protease ATPase subunit HslU — MMHVERTPRQIVAELDKYIIGQTEAKKSVAIALRNRWRRKNAPEDIRDEIMPNNIIMIGPTGVGKTEIARRLAKLTGAPFIKVEATKFTEVGYVGRDVDSMIRDLTDMAISIVRDEYKEGVQERAAELAEDRILDILIPPASRPSGEMTLGPGFVVRPSEAVSETPSDAEMRDRTRQKFREKLNRGELDDREIEIEVSSDHTPMMQVFGPMGIEEMGMNMQELFGNLGGGKRKKRRLPISEARQLLAQEEAQKLVDMDKVTREALERVEQSGIVFIDEIDKVAARGGEGRGGPDVSREGVQRDLLPIVEGSTVMTKHGMVRTDHILFIASGAFHIAKPSDLIPELQGRFPIRVELNNLTEKDFYDILTLPKNALLKQYAALMQAEGVEISFDDDAVREIARIAAKVNSDVENIGARRLHTILTTLLEDILYDIPDNESLKSIVIDAARVQDRLGAVSENRDLSQYIL, encoded by the coding sequence ATGATGCACGTAGAACGTACCCCCCGCCAGATCGTCGCGGAACTCGATAAGTATATTATCGGACAGACGGAAGCAAAAAAGAGCGTCGCCATCGCTCTCCGTAATCGGTGGCGTCGCAAGAATGCTCCGGAAGACATCCGCGACGAGATCATGCCGAATAACATCATCATGATCGGGCCGACAGGTGTGGGTAAGACCGAAATTGCCCGCCGGCTCGCGAAACTGACCGGTGCGCCGTTTATCAAGGTAGAGGCGACCAAGTTCACGGAGGTCGGTTACGTCGGGCGCGATGTCGATAGCATGATCCGCGATCTCACCGACATGGCGATCTCGATCGTGCGGGACGAATACAAGGAGGGTGTCCAGGAGCGGGCCGCCGAACTGGCGGAAGACCGCATCCTGGACATCCTCATCCCTCCAGCGTCCCGTCCCTCGGGCGAGATGACGCTGGGTCCGGGCTTTGTCGTCCGCCCCTCGGAGGCGGTGAGCGAGACCCCCAGCGACGCTGAAATGCGTGATCGCACCCGCCAGAAGTTTCGGGAGAAGCTGAATCGGGGTGAGTTGGATGACCGGGAGATCGAAATCGAAGTTTCCTCGGACCATACCCCGATGATGCAGGTCTTCGGCCCAATGGGCATCGAGGAGATGGGCATGAACATGCAGGAGTTGTTCGGCAACCTCGGAGGCGGGAAGCGTAAGAAACGCCGGCTGCCTATTTCCGAGGCGCGGCAGCTACTCGCGCAGGAAGAGGCCCAGAAGCTGGTGGACATGGACAAAGTGACCCGCGAGGCGCTCGAACGCGTCGAACAGAGCGGGATCGTGTTCATCGACGAAATCGACAAGGTAGCGGCGCGGGGCGGCGAGGGACGTGGCGGGCCGGATGTCTCCCGCGAAGGCGTCCAGCGAGATCTGCTCCCGATCGTAGAAGGGTCGACCGTGATGACCAAACACGGGATGGTACGCACCGACCACATCCTGTTTATCGCGAGCGGCGCCTTCCACATCGCCAAGCCGAGCGACCTCATCCCCGAGCTTCAAGGCCGATTCCCGATCCGCGTGGAGCTGAACAACCTTACCGAAAAGGATTTCTACGACATCCTCACGCTCCCTAAAAACGCACTGCTGAAGCAATACGCGGCGCTGATGCAAGCCGAAGGCGTGGAGATCTCGTTTGACGACGACGCCGTACGCGAAATCGCCCGGATCGCCGCCAAGGTGAACAGCGATGTGGAGAATATCGGCGCACGCCGGCTCCATACGATCCTGACGACGTTGCTCGAAGATATCCTGTATGACATCCCCGACAACGAATCGCTTAAGTCGATCGTAATCGATGCCGCGCGGGTCCAGGATCGCCTCGGCGCCGTTTCGGAAAACCGGGATTTGAGTCAGTATATTCTCTGA
- a CDS encoding LD-carboxypeptidase, with product MSTIAVVTPAGPPRSVVDLERGCALLSERGYHVVGPSRRLPFGYLAGTDEERVGELNDRLNDPSIDALFCARGGFGTLRILDRVDYEALRKRPRLLVGYSDITALQLAWYSQAGVPSISGPMVGVDWPALPPAYEQQFWSLACGVSPTLDPDGATLSPVRSGEVDGLLLGGNLSLIARLVGTPYLPSLAGAILFLEDVGESAYRIDGLLAQLRLAGWLDRLGGLVLGGFTGFPEPDTDAPLFDALVASYFDRAPYPVARGLRYGHFSDKIAVPIGIHARLTVSDTAARLSLLEGVVDVSDSAPV from the coding sequence GTGTCTACGATTGCCGTTGTAACCCCGGCCGGCCCTCCCCGGTCCGTCGTAGACCTGGAGCGGGGTTGCGCACTCCTCTCCGAGCGCGGCTATCATGTCGTGGGCCCCTCCAGGCGCCTGCCCTTCGGCTACCTGGCCGGGACGGACGAGGAGCGGGTGGGCGAACTCAACGATCGCCTGAATGACCCTTCGATCGATGCGTTGTTCTGTGCGCGCGGCGGGTTCGGCACCTTGCGGATTCTGGACCGGGTGGATTATGAAGCCCTCCGTAAGCGGCCCCGGCTGCTTGTCGGCTACAGTGACATTACTGCCCTGCAGCTCGCCTGGTACAGTCAGGCCGGCGTCCCCAGCATTTCCGGCCCGATGGTCGGCGTGGACTGGCCGGCCCTGCCCCCAGCCTACGAACAGCAGTTCTGGTCGCTCGCTTGCGGCGTATCGCCCACCCTGGATCCCGATGGGGCTACTCTATCTCCGGTGCGTTCGGGCGAGGTGGACGGTCTATTGCTCGGCGGCAACCTCTCCCTGATCGCCCGGCTCGTGGGCACCCCCTACCTTCCTTCGCTCGCCGGCGCGATCCTGTTTCTCGAAGACGTCGGCGAGTCCGCGTATCGGATCGACGGCCTCTTGGCCCAACTTCGTTTAGCCGGCTGGCTGGACCGTCTTGGGGGGCTTGTGCTGGGTGGTTTTACCGGATTCCCAGAACCCGACACGGATGCTCCCCTGTTCGACGCGCTCGTGGCGTCCTACTTCGACCGGGCCCCGTACCCCGTCGCCCGAGGCCTGCGGTATGGTCATTTCTCCGACAAAATTGCCGTTCCGATCGGAATTCACGCGCGGCTCACGGTATCCGACACGGCGGCCCGATTATCGCTGCTTGAAGGCGTGGTGGACGTTTCTGATTCCGCTCCGGTCTGA
- a CDS encoding NYN domain-containing protein, producing the protein MMHNRHEKSRVGRGNLAAILVDYENLFATLSERLDETIDPHDFISEILDELLRYLNGKDYAQTAFFTAYADFATLKGQGLAIQQALYRKGLEPRYVSTDLHAGAAELQLCVDAMELLHTRPDIQSFVLITGNRVQLPLVQQLTRHGRSPLVVVFEPEPDMDRFARLDADVILAAADLISDAARRQLGAPSQAPGAARSGGHPRRAPSTPLRDATHHAVTDAVAYRTLEVIEEFFGQYEEVYLTPLLRKLSEALDSDEPDPKSVINKLEEAGAVWLEKRRGFPYDYTVLIVDRDHPDVRQIAEALSQREPFGEEYDGGEAFASEGDAFDEEFEYTDPEFDAPEDDFVDDAREPNAHGDFRTGSK; encoded by the coding sequence ATGATGCACAACCGACACGAAAAATCGCGCGTCGGCCGGGGGAACCTGGCAGCGATTCTGGTCGACTACGAGAACCTCTTCGCCACGCTTTCCGAACGTCTTGACGAAACCATCGACCCTCATGACTTTATTTCGGAGATTTTGGACGAATTGCTCCGTTATTTAAACGGCAAGGATTACGCGCAGACGGCCTTTTTTACCGCTTACGCGGACTTTGCGACGTTGAAAGGTCAGGGACTGGCGATTCAGCAGGCCCTCTACCGGAAAGGGCTGGAGCCCCGGTACGTGTCGACCGACCTGCACGCCGGCGCCGCCGAGTTGCAATTATGCGTGGACGCCATGGAACTGCTCCACACCCGCCCGGATATTCAGTCGTTTGTCCTGATCACGGGTAACCGCGTGCAGCTTCCCCTCGTCCAGCAACTCACCCGGCACGGACGCTCGCCGCTGGTGGTCGTGTTTGAGCCCGAGCCGGATATGGACCGCTTCGCCCGGCTGGATGCCGACGTGATTCTGGCCGCCGCGGACCTCATCAGCGATGCGGCTCGCCGGCAATTGGGTGCACCAAGCCAGGCGCCAGGCGCCGCCCGATCCGGTGGACACCCCCGACGCGCGCCCAGCACTCCGCTGCGCGACGCCACGCACCATGCCGTGACCGACGCCGTCGCCTACCGGACGCTCGAGGTTATCGAAGAGTTTTTCGGGCAATACGAAGAAGTATACCTCACGCCGTTACTGCGCAAGCTCTCCGAAGCCCTGGATAGCGACGAGCCAGATCCCAAGTCGGTCATCAATAAACTGGAGGAGGCCGGCGCGGTGTGGCTCGAAAAACGTCGAGGCTTCCCGTATGACTACACGGTACTCATCGTGGACCGAGACCACCCGGACGTTCGCCAGATCGCGGAGGCCCTCAGCCAACGGGAACCGTTCGGCGAGGAATATGACGGCGGTGAGGCATTTGCGAGCGAAGGCGACGCGTTCGACGAGGAATTTGAATACACTGATCCGGAGTTCGATGCGCCGGAAGACGATTTCGTCGACGACGCCCGCGAACCCAACGCACACGGCGACTTCCGCACGGGCAGCAAGTAG
- the hslV gene encoding ATP-dependent protease subunit HslV, whose amino-acid sequence MSGIHATTVVGVRYKGRVALGSDGQATLGQTIMKHKAQKVRALHGGKILAGFAGSTADAFTLFERFEEKLQKYGGIVTRAAVELAKDWRTDRYLRRLEALLAVASPERLLLISGTGDVIEPDDDIVAIGSGGPFALAAARALIQNDLPLSARQIVEQSLSIAADICIYTNHHLTILELDGVADGPE is encoded by the coding sequence ATGAGCGGTATACATGCGACCACCGTGGTGGGCGTTCGGTACAAGGGACGCGTGGCGTTGGGGTCCGACGGTCAGGCGACCCTGGGGCAGACGATCATGAAACATAAAGCGCAGAAAGTGCGCGCGCTCCACGGTGGAAAAATCCTCGCCGGGTTCGCCGGCTCCACGGCCGACGCGTTTACCCTGTTCGAGCGCTTTGAAGAAAAATTACAGAAGTACGGCGGCATCGTCACCCGCGCCGCCGTCGAACTGGCGAAGGATTGGCGGACGGATCGGTACCTACGCCGGCTGGAAGCCCTGCTCGCGGTCGCCTCGCCGGAACGCCTTTTGCTCATCAGCGGCACGGGCGACGTCATCGAACCCGACGATGACATCGTCGCTATCGGCTCCGGCGGCCCCTTCGCCCTCGCCGCCGCGCGCGCACTGATCCAGAATGATCTCCCCCTGAGTGCGCGCCAGATCGTCGAGCAGAGCCTCTCCATCGCGGCCGATATCTGTATCTACACCAATCATCATCTGACGATTCTGGAACTCGACGGCGTGGCCGACGGGCCGGAGTAA
- the purH gene encoding bifunctional phosphoribosylaminoimidazolecarboxamide formyltransferase/IMP cyclohydrolase produces MIAVKDLPAPDDRRPVRRALLSVSDKTDLVPFAARLHAQGVQLLSTGGTATALRAAGLPVTDVSDVTRFPEILDGRVKTLHPAIHGGLLARRNDPEDLAQLDAHGIVPIDLVVVNLYPFRQAVSAPGITDAQAIENIDIGGPAMIRAAAKNYFFVAVITSPADYASVADALEREDGQLGMATRRRLAAAAFAHTRMYDGAIADYFAAGPPTDDAMPSEITLRERRFQTLRYGENPHQQAGIYGTIDAFVKTLHGKELSYNNMLDLSAALLLIDEFRDEAPTCAILKHTNPCGVATADHLVEAYGKAFSTDRQSPFGGIVVVNRPLDRETAEAIDQIFTEIVIAPAYEAGVLDFLMQKKNRRLIESLRPARDDARPDVRSVLGGLLVQDRDPALPPFAELQANCRVVTKRQPDAAEWRDLLFAWRVVKHVKSNAIVYVRDGMTIGIGAGQMSRIDSSEIAVLKGRKSELDFAKSVVASDAFFPFADGLLAAAASGARAAIQPGGSVRDEEVIAAADEHGIAMVFTGQRHFRH; encoded by the coding sequence ATGATTGCCGTAAAAGATCTGCCCGCGCCCGATGACCGCCGCCCCGTGCGCCGCGCTCTGCTTTCCGTTTCCGACAAGACCGACCTGGTCCCCTTCGCCGCCCGGTTGCATGCCCAGGGCGTCCAGTTGCTGTCAACGGGCGGGACCGCGACCGCCCTTCGAGCCGCCGGCCTGCCCGTCACCGACGTGTCCGATGTGACACGATTCCCGGAAATCCTCGACGGGCGCGTGAAGACCCTCCATCCCGCGATCCATGGCGGTCTGCTCGCCCGCAGGAACGATCCCGAGGACCTGGCGCAGCTTGACGCACACGGCATCGTCCCGATCGATCTCGTCGTCGTCAACCTGTATCCGTTCCGGCAGGCCGTCTCCGCGCCCGGCATCACCGATGCGCAGGCCATCGAGAACATCGACATAGGGGGCCCGGCGATGATCCGGGCCGCCGCCAAAAACTACTTCTTTGTCGCGGTGATCACCTCGCCGGCGGACTACGCCTCTGTCGCCGATGCGCTCGAGCGGGAGGACGGGCAGTTGGGGATGGCGACCCGCCGCCGCCTCGCCGCCGCCGCCTTTGCCCACACCCGTATGTACGATGGCGCCATTGCCGACTATTTCGCCGCTGGGCCGCCGACCGATGACGCAATGCCGTCGGAAATCACCCTCCGCGAACGGCGCTTCCAGACGCTCCGTTACGGCGAGAATCCACACCAACAGGCGGGCATCTACGGCACCATCGACGCGTTCGTGAAGACCCTGCACGGGAAGGAGCTGTCGTACAACAACATGCTCGACCTCAGCGCGGCGTTGCTACTGATCGATGAATTTCGCGACGAGGCCCCAACGTGCGCCATCCTCAAGCATACCAACCCCTGCGGCGTGGCCACGGCAGACCATCTTGTAGAGGCGTACGGGAAAGCGTTCTCGACGGACCGACAGTCGCCCTTTGGCGGCATCGTGGTGGTCAACCGCCCCCTGGACCGGGAGACCGCGGAGGCCATCGACCAGATTTTTACCGAGATCGTGATCGCGCCGGCGTATGAAGCTGGCGTGCTGGACTTCCTGATGCAGAAGAAAAACCGCCGGCTGATCGAGTCCCTCCGCCCGGCCCGCGACGACGCGCGGCCCGACGTACGATCCGTGTTGGGTGGCCTACTCGTGCAAGATCGCGACCCGGCGCTGCCTCCGTTCGCCGAACTCCAGGCCAACTGCCGCGTGGTGACGAAGCGCCAGCCGGACGCCGCCGAGTGGCGCGACCTGCTTTTCGCCTGGCGCGTCGTCAAACACGTAAAGAGCAACGCCATCGTCTATGTCCGCGACGGCATGACGATCGGGATCGGCGCCGGCCAGATGAGTCGCATCGATTCTTCAGAGATTGCCGTGCTCAAAGGCCGTAAATCGGAACTTGATTTCGCGAAATCTGTGGTAGCATCCGACGCTTTCTTCCCTTTCGCGGACGGCCTGCTCGCAGCAGCCGCCAGCGGCGCCCGCGCCGCCATTCAGCCCGGTGGATCGGTACGAGACGAGGAGGTTATCGCGGCCGCCGATGAACACGGCATCGCCATGGTGTTCACGGGCCAGCGCCATTTCCGACACTGA
- a CDS encoding rod shape-determining protein, producing the protein MPFFKFSHDVAIDLGTANTLIHIAGQGIVLNEPSIVAVDRSTRQAIAIGYEAQQMHERTHPQIETIRPLKDGVIADFEVAEQMIRGLIRKVQTNWYTSIRRMVVCVPSGITGVEERAVRESAERAGAKQVYLIKEPMAAAIGIGMNVDEPVGNMVVDIGGGTTEIAVIALSGIVIDESIRVAGDELDNTILQYFKRNHNLLIGLRTAERIKCEIGSAVELDPELEISVKGRDLVSGIPKIRSISSEDVREALNEPIGQIAAAVLHCLERTPPELGSDILERGIMLTGGGALLKGLDTLIRNRAEIPVYIAEDPLTAVVRGTGKVLENLHVYEKVLS; encoded by the coding sequence ATGCCCTTTTTCAAGTTTTCGCACGATGTAGCCATCGATCTGGGGACGGCGAATACGCTGATCCATATCGCTGGGCAAGGCATCGTACTCAATGAACCGAGCATCGTAGCGGTCGACCGCAGCACCCGTCAGGCCATCGCGATCGGCTACGAAGCCCAGCAGATGCACGAGCGGACTCATCCTCAGATCGAAACCATCCGCCCCCTCAAAGACGGCGTCATTGCGGACTTCGAGGTGGCCGAACAGATGATCCGCGGCCTGATCCGGAAGGTGCAGACCAACTGGTATACCTCCATCCGTCGGATGGTGGTGTGTGTGCCCAGCGGGATCACAGGCGTCGAGGAACGTGCGGTCCGCGAATCTGCCGAACGCGCCGGCGCGAAACAAGTGTATCTCATCAAGGAGCCCATGGCGGCCGCCATTGGGATCGGTATGAATGTCGACGAGCCGGTGGGCAACATGGTGGTCGACATCGGCGGCGGAACGACCGAGATCGCCGTGATCGCGCTTTCGGGCATCGTGATCGACGAATCGATCCGCGTCGCCGGCGACGAGCTGGACAACACGATCCTCCAGTATTTCAAGCGTAACCACAACCTGCTCATCGGGTTGCGAACCGCCGAACGCATCAAGTGCGAGATCGGCAGCGCCGTCGAGCTGGACCCCGAGCTGGAGATTTCGGTCAAAGGACGGGACCTCGTGAGCGGGATTCCCAAGATCCGTTCGATCTCGTCCGAAGACGTCCGCGAGGCGCTCAACGAGCCCATCGGGCAGATCGCCGCCGCCGTCCTCCACTGCCTGGAGCGGACGCCGCCGGAACTGGGGTCGGACATTCTGGAGCGCGGCATCATGCTGACGGGCGGCGGGGCGCTACTGAAAGGCCTCGACACCCTCATCCGGAACCGGGCCGAAATTCCGGTTTACATAGCGGAGGATCCCCTGACCGCCGTGGTGCGGGGAACGGGCAAGGTGCTCGAGAATCTGCATGTGTACGAAAAAGTGCTCAGCTAG
- the purN gene encoding phosphoribosylglycinamide formyltransferase encodes MQLAVFASGSGSNLEAIFNAIDAGRLPATVALVLSNKAGVFALERARLRDVPTIVLDPTGRDEAAYLADLLGVLNTHGVDFIALAGYLKKIPAGLVAAFHGRMLNIHPALLPAFGGPGMFGQRIHRAAIEYGVRWTGATVHLVDEAYDTGPVVLQEPVPVKPDDTPEVLAARVLALEHRLFPEALALFAAGRVRLEGRRVFIDEAPRPPAHAV; translated from the coding sequence ATGCAGTTAGCCGTATTCGCTTCCGGAAGCGGCTCAAATCTGGAAGCTATATTTAACGCGATCGACGCCGGCCGGCTGCCGGCTACGGTCGCGCTCGTCCTGAGCAATAAGGCCGGTGTCTTTGCGCTGGAGCGCGCACGATTGCGTGATGTCCCCACCATCGTGCTCGATCCTACCGGACGCGACGAAGCCGCGTATCTGGCCGACCTACTGGGGGTGTTGAATACACATGGGGTCGACTTCATTGCTCTGGCCGGTTATCTCAAAAAAATCCCCGCCGGGCTCGTGGCCGCCTTCCATGGTCGGATGCTCAATATTCACCCCGCGTTGCTCCCGGCATTTGGCGGGCCCGGGATGTTCGGGCAGCGCATCCACCGCGCGGCGATCGAGTACGGCGTGCGGTGGACCGGCGCCACGGTGCACCTGGTTGACGAAGCCTACGACACGGGCCCGGTGGTGCTCCAGGAGCCTGTTCCGGTAAAGCCCGACGATACCCCGGAGGTGCTTGCGGCGCGTGTGTTGGCCCTCGAGCATCGCCTCTTTCCCGAAGCGCTCGCCCTGTTTGCCGCCGGCCGCGTGCGTCTGGAAGGCCGGCGGGTCTTTATAGATGAGGCCCCTCGTCCTCCCGCTCACGCTGTTTGA
- a CDS encoding GNAT family N-acetyltransferase, with the protein MSASAGSSPTVSVVCGSPDDAPPAEGWSALLTKSSVIDPAFLVEVARILGGALRLRPRIYLAGEAGKTPLAGAIIHEKRRGPFRLGVVPAFTSYTPWLVSPPSTSSSVHGREAIEERLLEAIERDFDQVRLHLPPSVLDMRPFQWRGWTVSVFYTYRITLTPAVDPEATWSASIRRHFRTVRQGFDFREETGTGETLIALSRASYARHNRRFPADPGALAGSVAELQRMGFIRIFTVRRASSSEVEAAVGLLFARDTAYYWMAGSIPGEAMTVLLGQLLGLLRDEGVTTFDFAGANTPTIAEFKRRFGGVLTPYFTAERIAHPMLKAFALVKSR; encoded by the coding sequence ATGAGCGCCAGCGCCGGCTCTTCCCCCACCGTTTCCGTGGTGTGCGGATCGCCCGACGACGCTCCGCCCGCTGAAGGATGGTCGGCGCTGCTGACGAAGTCGTCTGTAATAGATCCCGCGTTTTTGGTGGAGGTGGCGAGGATTCTTGGCGGCGCGCTGCGTCTCCGCCCTCGGATCTACCTCGCCGGCGAAGCCGGCAAAACACCCCTTGCTGGCGCCATCATCCACGAAAAGCGGCGCGGACCGTTCCGATTGGGCGTCGTACCCGCGTTCACCTCGTACACCCCCTGGCTGGTATCACCTCCCAGCACGTCCTCGTCCGTACATGGGCGAGAGGCAATCGAGGAGCGGCTCCTGGAGGCCATCGAACGCGATTTCGACCAGGTAAGGCTTCATCTCCCCCCCTCCGTCCTCGACATGAGGCCATTCCAGTGGCGGGGCTGGACAGTCTCCGTGTTTTACACGTATCGAATTACGCTCACGCCGGCCGTGGATCCGGAGGCGACCTGGTCGGCCTCCATACGGCGTCACTTCCGTACGGTACGACAGGGCTTCGACTTCCGCGAGGAAACCGGCACCGGTGAAACGCTGATCGCGCTGAGTCGCGCCAGTTATGCCCGGCACAACCGACGTTTCCCGGCCGACCCGGGCGCGCTGGCTGGGTCCGTGGCGGAGTTGCAACGGATGGGATTCATCCGCATATTCACCGTGCGCCGAGCCTCCTCCTCGGAGGTCGAAGCCGCCGTCGGGCTGCTGTTTGCCCGCGACACGGCCTATTACTGGATGGCGGGCAGCATACCGGGCGAGGCGATGACCGTGTTGCTCGGGCAGCTGCTGGGGCTGTTACGCGACGAAGGGGTGACCACGTTCGACTTCGCCGGCGCCAACACACCCACGATAGCCGAGTTCAAACGACGTTTTGGCGGGGTTTTAACGCCCTATTTCACCGCCGAACGCATCGCGCATCCGATGCTGAAGGCCTTTGCCCTCGTGAAGTCCCGGTAA
- the mreC gene encoding rod shape-determining protein MreC, producing MNVRQWAHIRDWVLLVGLLGVSALIMLTQNTPILRSLRATSMEITARVETNMSWVGRYVRALEENDALQQENIQLSSQLARSREAQQENERLRLLLTFQQQTLHRLAPARIVEKEITKQRNFLTLNIGREQGVAVGMGVVDDRGILGKVELVSEHYARVMSYLNMDFRVPAKLQSSNAMGIVRWEGTLRDQLLMEHVIKTEQVEVGDLVVSSGYSDVFPAGYPIGVVESYERQPGKNQLLIYLRPASSIDTGDHAFVVLETPDPERVEIEQMN from the coding sequence ATGAACGTCCGCCAATGGGCACACATACGGGACTGGGTGCTCCTGGTGGGTCTGCTCGGCGTTTCGGCGTTGATCATGCTGACGCAGAATACTCCCATTCTGCGTTCGCTGCGGGCCACCTCCATGGAGATCACGGCGCGTGTGGAAACGAACATGAGCTGGGTGGGTCGATACGTCCGAGCGCTCGAGGAGAATGACGCGTTGCAGCAGGAAAACATCCAGCTGAGCAGCCAGCTCGCGCGATCGCGCGAGGCACAACAGGAGAACGAGCGGCTTCGTCTGCTGCTGACGTTTCAGCAACAAACGCTCCACCGTCTGGCGCCGGCCCGGATCGTTGAAAAAGAGATCACGAAACAGCGAAATTTCCTGACGCTCAACATCGGGCGCGAGCAGGGAGTGGCGGTAGGGATGGGGGTGGTGGACGACCGGGGCATCCTCGGAAAAGTAGAGCTCGTAAGCGAACATTATGCGCGCGTCATGTCCTATCTGAATATGGACTTTCGGGTGCCGGCGAAGCTTCAATCCTCCAACGCGATGGGCATTGTCCGTTGGGAGGGCACGCTGCGCGATCAGTTGTTGATGGAGCATGTCATCAAGACCGAGCAGGTGGAAGTGGGCGACCTCGTGGTTTCGAGCGGTTATAGCGATGTATTCCCCGCCGGCTACCCCATCGGGGTCGTTGAATCCTACGAGCGACAGCCCGGTAAAAACCAATTGCTCATCTACCTCCGTCCTGCGTCCTCGATCGACACCGGGGATCATGCGTTTGTCGTGCTCGAGACGCCGGACCCCGAACGCGTCGAGATTGAACAGATGAACTGA